DNA from Asanoa sp. WMMD1127:
GTTGATGCCGTGCCCGTATTGCGGCGCCGGCCAGAACTCGATCTCCTGGAAGAAGGGGAGGGTCTGGTGCACGCCGTGGATGCGGCCGTATTCCAGGTCGGCGTGCTTGAAGCGGAAGCCGAGGCGGGCGAACGCCTCGAGGATGCGCTCCTGCACCGGCAGCGGGTGCACCGCGACCGGGTCGAGGTCGCCCTTGTCGACGGCGCGGTCGATGGCGACCTCGGTGCGCAGGCCCATCGTCATGCCGCGCAGGCGCTGACCGTAGACGTCGGTGACCGGGGTCTCCCACGGCATGTCGACCTGGAACGGGATGGACAGCTGCTGGCCGGCGGCGAGCTTGGTGCGGCCGGCGACCGCGGTGCGGTGGAACTCGCCGACGGCGCCGTGGTCGCCGTGGCCGGTCTCGACCTCGATGCGGGTGACCAGGCCGAGCGTGATGTGCGCGAGATCCACGTCGCTGGTGCCACCGGTCAGGTTGACCTGGCCGGTCAGCGGGAGGCCCGGGCGGGTGTTGGGATTGGACAGCACCGTGTCGACGCTGGGCCCGCCGACCCCGAGGGCGCCCAACATCTTCTTGAAAACCACGTCGTTCTCCTGGTGTCGACATCCGGGTCCGCCACGACTCTCCACATCGGAGAGTGCGCGCCGTCGGAGGAACGTACCAGGCGAATCTGACAGTTCGCTGAGAGTGACCGGTGCGTCAGTAGCGGTCGAGCTCGCTGGCCGGCGCCATCACGATGCGTGGCTTGGCCGCCGGGTCGAGCCAGCGGAGCACCTTGACGAGGTCGGACTCGGAGATCGCGACGCAGCCCGCGGTCGAGCGGCCGACGGACACGTGCAGGAAGATGCCGCTGCCGCGCGGCGGGTCGTCCTTGACCACCGGGATGTTGTAGTTGATCACCGCGAAGTAGTGGTATTGCGGCGCGATCTCCCAGAGAGCCTCGCTGGCGCCGCCAGGGTCGGCGCCGTGGAAGAACGTGTTGTAGCCGGCGGTGTCCGGGTTCTCGTTCCACCAGTCGTTCTCGACCAGCTTGTGGTAGCCGTAGCGGACGCCGGGGTTCGTCCTGATGCCGTACATCGTGGTGCCGATGCTGTAGACGCCCGTGGGTGTGCCCACGTCGCCTTCGGTCTTGTTGTCGGTGAAGCCGTTGCCGCCCAGCCGGGCCGGCATCAGGTCGAACGCGGGAGTCCACCCGCCGGAGCGCTTGCTGAACGCCTGCAACGTGCCCGTGCTGGTGTCGAAGCCGTTGGCCTTGACCACGATCACCTGGGTGGTGTCGGCGGGCAGCGTGCGCAACCGGGACGCGTCGTTGGCCGGCAGATGGACGTCGTTGCCGCCGGGGCGGGCGCCGCTCGGCCAGCTGGTCGGCTTGGGCTTCGACCTCGGTGTCGCGGTCGGGGTGGCGCCGGGCGTGGCCAGCAGCTCGGCGCGCCGGGCGAGCTGGTCGCGGGCGGCCTGGGGAGCATCGGCGGCGTTGCCGCCGGGCTTACCCGGTCGCTGCTCGGCGCCGGTGCGCTCGGCCGGCACGGCGCCGCACGCCGTCAGCGCGAACAACAGCAGGACTGCCAGCGTCGACCGCCGCAGTGTGCTCACTCCGGACCCCGATCCGTATCGTATGGACGATGGCGCGCTGGAAACCCTACCGGCTGGCGGCGCTGGCCGTGGTCCTGGTCGTCGCGGGCTGCGGAGCACGACCGGCTGAACCCGCGGTGTGGTCGCCCGCGCCGGTTTCGCCCTCCCCGTCGCTGTCGCCCTCCGCGCCGGCGGCCCGCGCGGCGCCGACGGCGGTGTTCGCGGCCGCGTCCACCCGCGTCACCGCCGCTGACCTGGGCAAGAGCTGGCGCGCGGGCTGCCCCGTCGGGCCGGCGAGCCTGCGGCTGGTGCGGCTGACCTACTGGGGTTTCGACGGCCAGCCCCACGTCGGCGGGATCGTCGTGCACAAGGACGTGGCGGCCGACGTGACCACGGTGTTCGGGACGCTGTTCGCCAAGCGGTTCCCGATCCGCCGGCTCGAGCCGGTCAGCGAGTACGGCGGCAGCGACGACAGGTCGATGGCGGCCGACAACACGTCGGCGTTCAACTGCCGCAACGCGGTCTCCTCGGGGGCGCCGTCGTGGTCGGTGCACGCGTACGGCAAGGCGATCGACGTCAACCCGGTCGAGAACCCGTACCTGTTCGGTGACGAGGTGTTGCCGCCCGAGGGGCGTGCCTTCGTCGACCGCTCCCGCTATCGCCCCGGCATGGCGGTCAAGGACGGCGTCCTGGTCAAGGCGTTCGCGGCGGTGGGCTGGAAGTGGAACGTCGGCGGCGACAACCCCGACTACCAGCACTTCAGCACGAGCGGCCGGTGACGCGCTTCATCGAGACGTAGTGCGTGAACCCGGCGCGGCCGGCGAAGCGCACCCGGCGGCGGCGGTACTCCGCGAAGCCTAGCTTGCGGTAGAGGGACAGGGCGGGCTCGTTGGTGTCCTTGATGTCCTCGAGCACGAACTCCCGGTGGCCCGGCAGCGCGAGCAGGTGGCGCAGCAGCGCGGTGGCGACACCGCGGCCCTGGTGGGCCGGCGCGGTCGCGACGAAACCGATCTCCGTCGGGAAGTCCGGCGGCCGCGGTCGCATGAACTGGGTACGGATGATCTGGTGCGTCACCGTGCCGCGGACGAGGCCCAGGTGGCGGCGGATGTCGGACGCCGACGGCGCGAAGATCTGCTCGCCGGGGCTCGTCAGCGTCGCGACGCCGGCCGGCTCGCCGTCGACCCGCGCCACGTGGAAGCGCTCGAGGATCAGCATCGGGGCGAAGACGTCGGTGAGTGTCGTCTCGTCGCGGGAGAAGGAGGCGAAGTCGTCGGCGAACCCGCTGACCAGGACCTCGGCGACCCGGCGGCGGAAGGGCTCACCGAGCGCGTCCGCGCGGGTGACCTCGATCATCAATGCCTCCGGTCTCCGATCGTACGCCCGCCGTGGCACGATCCGTTGGTGGACATCCGCCGGCTCGCCGCGGTCGACATGCACGGGTCGGCCGGCGCCTCGTGGCGGCGGTGGGTCATCCTGGCCGAGTTCCTGCTCGGGGTGGTCGGCGGGCTGGCGCTCGGCTTCTTCGTCATCCTCTCGGCCGACGGCGGCCCGGGCCGGACCGTCTTCGGCGCATGGCTGCTCGGGGTCGCGCTCAACTACGCGCCGCTGGCGGCGCACGCGCTGTCGCTCATCCGGCCGGGCGCGCTCGAGCGGGAGCTGGCCGGCGTCGACGTGCCCGCCGCGTTGCGTCACTACACGACCCGGCAGTTCGCCGTGCTCGTGCCGTTGTTGTTCGTGGTGTGGGAGGTCAGGCGGCGGCTGTGACCATTGTGGAGCTTCGGCAGTACACGCTCGTGCCCGGCGGCCGCGACACCCTCGTGGCGCTCTTCGACCGGCATTTCGTCGACTCGCAGGAGGCGGCCGGGATGCGGATCGTCGGCCAGTTCCGTGACCTCGACCGGGCGGACCGGTTCGTGTGGGTCCGCTCCTTCCCGTCGATGGCGCAGCGGCACGCGGCCCTGACCGCGTTCTACTCTGGGCCGGTCTGGGCGGAGCACCGCGACGCCGCCAACGCCACGATGCTCGACGTCGACGACGTGCTGCTGATGCGCGCGATCCAGCCGTTCGGCGGCGGCGGCGCCGGCCTCGTCGTGGCGGGCCTCTGCCCCCTCGCCCGCGTGGACTACGCGGACCACTTCGAACAGAAGGTACGGCCGTCCCTCGGCGAGGTGATCGCGACCTGCCAGACGATCCACGAGCCGAACACCTATCCCGCGCTGCCGGTGCGCGAGGGCGAGGACGTCTTCGTGTGGTTCGCCAGCGTCGAACCCGCCGCCGTCGACGACTTCGCGGCGCGGGTGGCCGCGCTCGACGGCGACGGGTTGAGCGGGCCGGTGCGGCTGCTGCGGCTGGCGCCGACTCCCGGATCCAGGCTCCGCTGACAGCTCGGCCGTCAGGCGTCCCGGAGGCGGAGGAGCAGGCCGCCCAACAGGAGCGACGCGACGGACCACAGGGCCAGCACGCCCAGGCCCGGCCAGGGACCGACGGGCAGGCTCGGCAGGTCGACGGTGTGTTGGATCGACAGGCCGGCGCTGCTCGGGGTGATCTGCTGCAGGCGGCGTTGCCAGTCCGGATCGCTGACCACCGAGGCGAGGATCGGGCCCAGGTAGAGCACCGCGAGCACGACGCCGACGCCGGTGGGCGCGTCGCGTACCGCCGCCGCCAGACCCAGGCTCAGCAGCGCGACCAGGGTCAGGTAGAGCACCGAACCGGTCACCGCCCGCAGCGTCGCGCCGTTGGTCAGCGACAGCTGGGCCGCGGTGAAGCCGTGGTCCGGCATGATCAACCGGCCGGCGAGCCAGGCGCCGAGGACGCCGGGCACCGCGGCGGCCAGCGTCGCCCCCGCCACCACCACGGACTTGGCCGCCAGCACCCGCGCGCGGGACGGCATCGCGGCCAGGGTCGTGCGGATCACGCCGGTGCGGTACTCGTCGCCGACCACCATCACCGCCAGCACCGCGACCACGGCCTGGCCCAGTTGCACGCCGGTCAGGGCGATCCGAGGGCCGTCCAGGGTGCAGGCCGGCGCCGGGCAGGTCACCGCAGCCGCGGTGGCGGCGCTCAGGGCCGCGGTCAGGACCGCGGCCGCGACGACCAGCCAGGCCGGGCCCGCCACCGTGCGCAGCTTGGTCCATTCGGCGTGCAACGCGGCGGTCATGCGTCCCTCCGGCGCAGCAGCACCGCGGCCAGCGCCAGCGCCGCGGCGGTCCAGCCGCACAGCACCGCGAAGCCGCCCCACAGGGGGAGGGGGAAGTAGCCGAACGCCGGGGTGTACGCCTGGTGCACCTGCGGCCAGACCGGCACCGTCTGCTGGATGGCGAACGCCGCCGCCGGGGTCAACCGCAGCACCCACTGCGCCGGCACGACGGGCAGCACCGCCGCCACCGAAAGGATGTAGGGCAACGTGGTGAGCACGACCACCGCCGCCACCGCGCCGGCCCCGCGCCGCAGGATCGTGCCGATCGCCAGGGCGAACACCGCCGCCACGGCCAGCAGGGCGGCCGTGCCGGCGACGAGCCGCAGCTGCGTCGCCCAGCCGACCGGATAGTGGTCGCCGCCCCGGAACGCCGAGCCGACGAACAGCGCCGCCGTGGTCGCGACCAGGCCGACGGCGAACGTGATCCCGCCGAGCACCACCGCCTTCGCGGCCAGCACCCGCACCCGGCCGGGCGTCGTGGCGAACGTGGTGCGGACCAGCCCGCGCCGGTACTCGGTCGTGACGAACAGGACTCCGAGCACCGCGAGCACCGTCAGCGCCGCGAAGCCGCCGACCAGCGTCTGCTCCAGCTTGGGCCCCGCGCCGCCGCCGGCCGGCGCGACGTCGCCGGCCGCGTTGACGGTGACGGTGTCGCCGGAGCGGCTCGACCCGAGCCCGTCAGGGTCATCGCGATCGTCACCCAGTGTCAGCGTGCGCCAGTCGCCGCCGGCGCCGGCCACCGTCAGGTTGTCGAACGTGCCGGTCGCGATGACCTTCCCCCCGATGCTGCTCGTGCCGCCCAGGAACTGGTCGAACTCCTCGTGCGGCGGCGTCGCGACGAAGATGCCGGCGGTCGCCGCGCCGGTGGGCACGGCCGCCGACCCGACCCGGGTCCAGGCGCTGCCGTCGACGGACGCGTACGCCGTGACCGTCCCACCGGCCCGAACGAGCCGCAGCCAGCGGGCGTCGCGCGGCCCGGCGAGGTCGTGCACGAAGTCGTGCTGCAGGCGTACGCCGTGTGCTCCGGTCACCATCACCGCCGCGTAGGGCGACCCGGGCGCGGTGCCGGACTTGACGATCAGGCCGGCCTTGGCCCACGGCTCGGCCGCGGCACCCGGCGAGGCGGGCGGCGCGGCGCCGTCCGGACCCGGCAACGAGAGCCCGCTGCCGGTCAACGACGCCACCCGCACCGTCAGCGTGCCGTCGCCGGCGAGACCCTGCGCGAACAGCGTCGGGCCGTCGATCACCGGCGTGCCGTCGGGACCCTTCGGGGGCTCGCCACCACCGCGCGGCCCGCCGGTGTCGCTGGTGCCCGCCCCGGCCAGCATGGCGAAGAACACCATCAGCACGACCGCGACCCCGCACCCGACGAGCCACCCGCGAACGGACCGGAACTTGGTCAACTCGGCCCGGACGAGCCACCCGAAGCCGCTCATCCCGCCACCTCCGAAGCCCGGAACTCGACGGCGTCGCGGGTCAGCTCCATGTAGGCCTCCTCGAGGGTCGCCCGGTGCGCGGAGATCTCCGAGAACGGCACGCCCGCCTCGCTCAGCAGCGTCACCACGCGGTCGGCCGGCAGACCTTCGACGGTGAGCACGTCCCGGTCGGTGGCCGCGACCGTGGCCCCGGCCCGGGCCAGCGCGGTCATCGCCTCGGCGCGGGCGCTCGTACGCAGCGTGACCCGGTCCTGCGACGCCGCGGCGATCAGCTCGGCGACGCTGGTGTCGGCGACGACCGTGCCCCGGCCGACGACGACCAGGTGGCCGGCGGTGTCCTGGAGCTCGCTCATCAGGTGGCTGGAGACGAGCACGGCCCGGCCCTCGGCGGCCAGCGCGCGCAGGAAGCCGCGCATCCACCGGATCCCCTCCGGGTCGAGCCCGTTGAACGGCTCGTCGAGCATCAGCACCGGCGGGTCGCCGAGCAGCGCGCCGGCCACGCCGAGCCGCTGCCGCATGCCGAGCGAGTAGCCGCCGGCCCGGCGCCGGCCGACGTCGGCCAGACCGGTCAGCCGCAGCACCTCGTCGACCCGCGTCCCGCGCAGGCCCTGCGAGTGGGCCTGCCAGAGCAGGTGGTCGCGGCCGCTGCGGGCCGGGTGGAGGGCCGACGCGTCGAGCAGCGCGCCGACGTGCCGCAGCGGTGTGCGCAGGCTGCGGTACGGGCGCCCCCCGACGAGGGCCGTGCCGCGGTCGACCCGGTCCAGCCCGAGCACGACCCGCATGGTGGTGGACTTGCCGGCGCCGTTGGGCCCGACGAACGCGGTGACCCGCCCCGGCGTGACGGTGAACGTCATCCCGTCCAGCGCGACGGTCGACCCGTACCTCTTGTGCAGGCCGTCGACCTCGATGGTGGCTTCCATGACCGCAGACGCTACGAACCGCGGCGGCCGTGGTCGTCCCGCGTGGGAGCCATCTTCGGCGTCACCGACAGGAGGGGTGCGCGCGTCCCTGGCACGAGGGACGACCTCGGCGCGAGCAGCGGACAGAATGGCAGCGTGCGGAACCTGCAGGCGGCCACGCTGGCGCTCACGGTCGCCGCCGTCGTCGAGGCGCTGGTCCGCACGGCGCCGGCCGACCCGCCGTTCCTGGTGCTCGTCGGCGCGCTGGCGATGGCGTCGACGGCGCCGCTGGCCCTGCGCAACGCGACCGTCGCCGCGGCGGTCGTCACCGTCGCCATGACCGTCTCGATCGCCGGGTTCCGGCTCGCCACCGTGGCCGGCGTGCTGGCGCAGCTCGTCGCGGCCTACCTCGCCGGCCGCCGCGGCGCCCTCGCGATCGCCGTGCCGCTCGGCCTGCCGTTCCTGGTGCTGGCCTTCGGCCACCCGGTCGCGGTGGTGCTCGCCGGGCTCGTGCCGGCGTGCGCGCTGGCCGGCGCCGCCCGCCGGGTCAGCCGGGCCGACGCCGCGCACCTGGCCGCCCGCGACGCGTACGCCGGGACGCTCGTCGAACACACCGCCCGCGGCGAGCGGGCAAGGATCGCCCGCGAGCTGCACGACGTGGTCGCGCACCACATCTCGATGATCTCCGTGCAGGCCGAGAACGCGCGGTTCACGACACCCGGGCTGCCGGCGGCCGGCGCGGAGCGGTTCGCCGCGATCGGCGGCACGGCGCGGGCGGCGCTGACCGAGATGCGCCGGCTGCTGGGCGTGCTGCGCGCCGACGCCGCGCCGGTGACGCCGGAACGGCGGCCGCAGCCGGGCCTGCGCGAGCTGGCCGCGCTGCTCGACGAGGCGCGCGACGCCGCGGGCAGCGGGGCGCGGCTGATCCTGCGCGGGCCGCCGGTGCCGTTGGACCCGGGAGTGGAGCTCGCGGCATACCGCATCGTGCAGGAGGCCCTGACCAACGCCCGCCGGCACGCGCCCGGCGCCGCCGTCGACGTCGAGATCACCTATCGTGCCGACGGGCTCGGCCTCCGGATCCGCGACAACGGTCCGGGGCCCGAGGGGGCCGCCGCCGGGCACGGCCTGTCGGGGATGCGCGAACGGGCCGTGGCGGTCGGCGGCCGGCTGCGCACGGGCGTGGCCGGGCCGGCCGGCGGGTTCGTCGTGGAGGCCACGCTGCCGATCCGGGAGGACACATGATCCGCGTAGTGGTGGCCGACGACCACGAGGTGGTGCGGGGCGGTTTCGCCGGCCTGCTCGCCACGCAGCCCGACATCGAGGTGGTCGGCACGGCCGCCGACGGCGCTGAGGCGGTGCGGGTCTGCGCGACGGCGGCGCCGGACGTGGTGCTGATGGACGTCCGCATGCCCGGCGTCGACGGCATCGAGGCGACCCGGCGGCTGACCGCGTCGGCGGCCCACCCGCGGGTGCTCATCCTGACGACCTTCGACCTGGACGAGTACGTCTACGACGCGATCCGGGCCGGCGCCAGCGGCTTCCTGCTCAAGGACGTCCGGGCCGAGGCGCTCTTCGACGCGGTCCGGGTGATCGCCGCCGGCGAGGCCCTGCTCGCCCCGACCGTGACCCGCCGCCTCATCAGCGAGTTCGCCCGCGCCCACCGCCCGTCGGCACCGTCACCGGTGGCGCTGTCGGCGCTGACGCCCCGCGAGACGCAGGTGCTGCGCCTGGTCGCGGAAGGCCTGTCGAACCCGGAGATCGCCGCCCGCCTGGTGGTCACCGAGGAGACGGTCAAGACCCACGTCAGCCGCATGCTCACGAAACTGGGCCTCCGCGACCGCACCCAGGCCGTGGTCGCCGCCTACGAAACCGGCCTCGTCATCCCCGGCGCCCGCGACTAGGGCGCGTCAAGGATCAGGCGCGCGGCGTACGGACGGCGTCAAGGGCCTGTTCCTCCCCACCGCGGGCGGCGCACGATCGGTGGCATGAGCGGAGAGGTCGAGGCGGTCGTCCTGGTGTGGCTCAACCGGGCTCAGGACGCGCCGTGTCTGGAGGCCCACCTGGCCGGGCGGCCGGAGGTGGTCGACGCCGTCTGGGTGGCGGCCGACTCCGATGCCGTCGTGCGGGTGCGGTGCGCCGACATGGCGGCCCTCGACGACCTGGTCCGCGGGCTCCGGCACCACGCCGGAGCCGGGCGCACGCTGACCCACCTCGTGCTGCGTCCTTTCGATCCGCACCACACAAGGAGCAGGCATGAGCCTCTCGGATCTCATCCCGTCCCTGCGGACCTCGCTGCCACCGCAGCGGCTCTGCGCTGAGATCTGGCCGGCGTCGACCCGCCACACCGGGCACGGCGCGATCAGCGTCGGCGGGGTCGACCTCGCGACGCTGGCGGAGGAGCACGGCACACCGGCGTACGTCATCGACGAAGGCGAAGTGCGTGACCACTGCCGGGAGTACGGCGCGGCGTTCGGGCCGGGGCGGGTCGTCTACGCGGCGAAGGCGTTGACGAGTCGGGCCGTGCTGCGGTGGGTCCGCGAGGAAGGGCTGGGGCTGTCGGTCTGGTCCGAGGGGCAGCTGTCGGTCGCCGCGGCGGTCGGCTTCCCGGCGGAGCGGATCGTGCTGCACGGCGACGCCAAGACGCCGGCCGACCTGCGGGCGGCGTTGGACTACGGCGTCGGGCGGGTGGTGATCGAGTCGGCGTCGGAGGTGACCCGGCTCGCCGCCCTCGCCGAGCGGCGGCAGGAGGTGCTGATCCGGGTGTTGCCGCCCCACGACGAGCTGTTCGACGGTGGCGCCGGGATTCCCGCGGCCCGGGACGCCGACCGGTTCGGCGTGTGCGCGCCCGGCGCGGCGTTCGACGACCTCGTGCGGCGGATCGTGGCCCAGCCGAAGCTCGCGCTGGTCGGGCTGGACTGTTACGTCGGCTCGCAGATCAGCCGGTTCGGCGGCTACGAGCGGGCGATCCAGCGGCTGGTCGCGGTGGCGGGGCACCTCGCGCGTACCCACGGGATCCTGGTCCGGGAGATCAACATCGGTGGGGGTCAGGCCGCCCCCGCTGTCGACGGCGAGTCCCCCTTCGCCGTCGCCGCGTTCGCAGGCCGGGCCCGGGCGGTCCTGGGTCTGGCCTGCGAACGCGCCCACGTGCCGGAGCCTGACCTGGTGGTCACCCCGGGGCGGGCGGTCGTGGCGCGGGCCGGGGTGGCCCTGTACCGGGTCGTGGCGGTTCGCCGCGAGCCGGAGGGTGCCCAGCTCGTCGCCGTCGACGGTGGGCTGAGCGACAACCCCCGGCCGGCCCTCTACGGCGCCCGCTACACGGCCGTCCTGCTCGGCCGGGCCGGCGCCGGCCCCGCGGTGTCGAGCACGATCGTCGGCCGGCACGACGAGGCCGGCGACGTGCTCGCCCGGTCGGTGCCGCTCCCGGCCGACCTGCGGCCCGGTGACCTGCTGGCGGCGCCGGGGGCGGGGGCCTACCAGCTGCCGCTCGCGTCGAACTACAACCTGGTCGGGCGGCCGCCGCTGATCGCGGTGCGGGACGGTGTCGCGCGGGTCATCGTGCGCCGGGAGACCATCGACGACGTGCTGAGCCGCGATCTGGCGTAAATCCGCTGGCTTGGCGGCGGTGCTGCCGGCGATGATGGATCGCCATGGACGTGTCGCTGTTGCTCGCCTTCGTCGTGGCGTGCGCCCTGTTGTCCCTGGCGCCCGGGCCCGACCTGCTGTTCGTCGTGGCCAACGGGGTGGCCGGCGGGCGCCGGGCCGGGGTGCTGGCCGCCCTCGGCATGTCCACCGGCCTGGCCATCCACACGGTCGCGGCGGCGTTCGGGTTGGGCGCGCTGATCCAGGCGGCCCCACAAGCCTTGACCGTCGTACGCCTCGCCGGCGCCGTGTTCCTCCTCTACCTGGCCGTGGCGACGTGGCGGGCCAGCCGCGCGGCGGCCGAACCGACCGCGGTGGTGCCCCGTCGTTCGCTGCGCCGCACCTACCTCATGGCGACGCTGACCAACCTGGCCAACCCCAAGGTGATCCTGTTCTACCTGGCCTTCGTCCCGCAGTTCCTGGGCACCGGGCCAGGCGCCTGGCCGGTCACCGCGCAGCTGATGACGCTCGGGCTGGTGTTCATCGTGATCGGGCTGGCCGTCGACGGCACCGCGGGGCTGCTGTCCGGCGCGCTCGCCGAGAAGATCGCCGCGCGGCCGGGCTTCCGCCGTGGCATGGAGCGACTGTCGGCCGCCGTATTCGCCGGCCTGGCCGCCCGCCTGGTGCTCGACTCCCGCTAGGGTCGCTGTCCGACCTCGCCCTTCGGCGGCTCGTAGACGACCGCCCACGGCTGGGCCCGGGACGTCCCGGCGACCGGACGGATCGGCTCGGGGCCCGCGAGGATGGCGGCCGCGACCGCGCCGAACGTCGGCGCCGCCGGATGGGGGGAGCGGTCCGGCCAGACCGCCGAGGTGCGGCGTTCCAACCCCTCGCCGGCGAGGGGGCGCCACGCGACGCGGGGCTCGCGCCGGGCGGTGGTTTCCGGTTCGAAGGCCACGCACTGCCGGCCCAGCACCAGGCCGAGCAGGAAGTCGGGGTTGCGGGCGTGCCGGATCCGGCCCGGGGTGAAACCGTGGTGGCGGCAGGCGTCGAGGATGGCGTCGTACCACTCGGGCGCCGTGGCCCGCGGGAAGACCGCCAGGTCGTGCCCGGCCAGGTCGGCCAGGTCGAGCTCGCGGAGGCGGGCCAGCGGTGACGTGCGCGGCAGCACCACCCCGAGGCGGGCGCCGACCACCGGGCCGGCCCG
Protein-coding regions in this window:
- a CDS encoding sporulation protein, translated to MVFKKMLGALGVGGPSVDTVLSNPNTRPGLPLTGQVNLTGGTSDVDLAHITLGLVTRIEVETGHGDHGAVGEFHRTAVAGRTKLAAGQQLSIPFQVDMPWETPVTDVYGQRLRGMTMGLRTEVAIDRAVDKGDLDPVAVHPLPVQERILEAFARLGFRFKHADLEYGRIHGVHQTLPFFQEIEFWPAPQYGHGINEVELTFVANPHTVEVVLEFDKRGGLFVGGHDAYGRYTVPHSHADSADWGQVVDGWVRQALDGRQAFFASRGGFPGGHGPGGHGYGGHGHRGGGMGGVVAGAALGVAGGMIAGEMIEEAFEDDGGDFGDFGGE
- a CDS encoding L,D-transpeptidase family protein gives rise to the protein MSTLRRSTLAVLLLFALTACGAVPAERTGAEQRPGKPGGNAADAPQAARDQLARRAELLATPGATPTATPRSKPKPTSWPSGARPGGNDVHLPANDASRLRTLPADTTQVIVVKANGFDTSTGTLQAFSKRSGGWTPAFDLMPARLGGNGFTDNKTEGDVGTPTGVYSIGTTMYGIRTNPGVRYGYHKLVENDWWNENPDTAGYNTFFHGADPGGASEALWEIAPQYHYFAVINYNIPVVKDDPPRGSGIFLHVSVGRSTAGCVAISESDLVKVLRWLDPAAKPRIVMAPASELDRY
- a CDS encoding M15 family metallopeptidase; its protein translation is MARWKPYRLAALAVVLVVAGCGARPAEPAVWSPAPVSPSPSLSPSAPAARAAPTAVFAAASTRVTAADLGKSWRAGCPVGPASLRLVRLTYWGFDGQPHVGGIVVHKDVAADVTTVFGTLFAKRFPIRRLEPVSEYGGSDDRSMAADNTSAFNCRNAVSSGAPSWSVHAYGKAIDVNPVENPYLFGDEVLPPEGRAFVDRSRYRPGMAVKDGVLVKAFAAVGWKWNVGGDNPDYQHFSTSGR
- a CDS encoding GNAT family N-acetyltransferase — its product is MIEVTRADALGEPFRRRVAEVLVSGFADDFASFSRDETTLTDVFAPMLILERFHVARVDGEPAGVATLTSPGEQIFAPSASDIRRHLGLVRGTVTHQIIRTQFMRPRPPDFPTEIGFVATAPAHQGRGVATALLRHLLALPGHREFVLEDIKDTNEPALSLYRKLGFAEYRRRRVRFAGRAGFTHYVSMKRVTGRSC
- a CDS encoding NIPSNAP family protein, with protein sequence MTIVELRQYTLVPGGRDTLVALFDRHFVDSQEAAGMRIVGQFRDLDRADRFVWVRSFPSMAQRHAALTAFYSGPVWAEHRDAANATMLDVDDVLLMRAIQPFGGGGAGLVVAGLCPLARVDYADHFEQKVRPSLGEVIATCQTIHEPNTYPALPVREGEDVFVWFASVEPAAVDDFAARVAALDGDGLSGPVRLLRLAPTPGSRLR
- a CDS encoding ABC transporter permease is translated as MTAALHAEWTKLRTVAGPAWLVVAAAVLTAALSAATAAAVTCPAPACTLDGPRIALTGVQLGQAVVAVLAVMVVGDEYRTGVIRTTLAAMPSRARVLAAKSVVVAGATLAAAVPGVLGAWLAGRLIMPDHGFTAAQLSLTNGATLRAVTGSVLYLTLVALLSLGLAAAVRDAPTGVGVVLAVLYLGPILASVVSDPDWQRRLQQITPSSAGLSIQHTVDLPSLPVGPWPGLGVLALWSVASLLLGGLLLRLRDA
- a CDS encoding ABC transporter permease subunit, whose amino-acid sequence is MSGFGWLVRAELTKFRSVRGWLVGCGVAVVLMVFFAMLAGAGTSDTGGPRGGGEPPKGPDGTPVIDGPTLFAQGLAGDGTLTVRVASLTGSGLSLPGPDGAAPPASPGAAAEPWAKAGLIVKSGTAPGSPYAAVMVTGAHGVRLQHDFVHDLAGPRDARWLRLVRAGGTVTAYASVDGSAWTRVGSAAVPTGAATAGIFVATPPHEEFDQFLGGTSSIGGKVIATGTFDNLTVAGAGGDWRTLTLGDDRDDPDGLGSSRSGDTVTVNAAGDVAPAGGGAGPKLEQTLVGGFAALTVLAVLGVLFVTTEYRRGLVRTTFATTPGRVRVLAAKAVVLGGITFAVGLVATTAALFVGSAFRGGDHYPVGWATQLRLVAGTAALLAVAAVFALAIGTILRRGAGAVAAVVVLTTLPYILSVAAVLPVVPAQWVLRLTPAAAFAIQQTVPVWPQVHQAYTPAFGYFPLPLWGGFAVLCGWTAAALALAAVLLRRRDA
- a CDS encoding ATP-binding cassette domain-containing protein, which encodes MEATIEVDGLHKRYGSTVALDGMTFTVTPGRVTAFVGPNGAGKSTTMRVVLGLDRVDRGTALVGGRPYRSLRTPLRHVGALLDASALHPARSGRDHLLWQAHSQGLRGTRVDEVLRLTGLADVGRRRAGGYSLGMRQRLGVAGALLGDPPVLMLDEPFNGLDPEGIRWMRGFLRALAAEGRAVLVSSHLMSELQDTAGHLVVVGRGTVVADTSVAELIAAASQDRVTLRTSARAEAMTALARAGATVAATDRDVLTVEGLPADRVVTLLSEAGVPFSEISAHRATLEEAYMELTRDAVEFRASEVAG
- a CDS encoding sensor histidine kinase translates to MRNLQAATLALTVAAVVEALVRTAPADPPFLVLVGALAMASTAPLALRNATVAAAVVTVAMTVSIAGFRLATVAGVLAQLVAAYLAGRRGALAIAVPLGLPFLVLAFGHPVAVVLAGLVPACALAGAARRVSRADAAHLAARDAYAGTLVEHTARGERARIARELHDVVAHHISMISVQAENARFTTPGLPAAGAERFAAIGGTARAALTEMRRLLGVLRADAAPVTPERRPQPGLRELAALLDEARDAAGSGARLILRGPPVPLDPGVELAAYRIVQEALTNARRHAPGAAVDVEITYRADGLGLRIRDNGPGPEGAAAGHGLSGMRERAVAVGGRLRTGVAGPAGGFVVEATLPIREDT
- a CDS encoding response regulator transcription factor, with translation MIRVVVADDHEVVRGGFAGLLATQPDIEVVGTAADGAEAVRVCATAAPDVVLMDVRMPGVDGIEATRRLTASAAHPRVLILTTFDLDEYVYDAIRAGASGFLLKDVRAEALFDAVRVIAAGEALLAPTVTRRLISEFARAHRPSAPSPVALSALTPRETQVLRLVAEGLSNPEIAARLVVTEETVKTHVSRMLTKLGLRDRTQAVVAAYETGLVIPGARD
- a CDS encoding Lrp/AsnC ligand binding domain-containing protein — protein: MSGEVEAVVLVWLNRAQDAPCLEAHLAGRPEVVDAVWVAADSDAVVRVRCADMAALDDLVRGLRHHAGAGRTLTHLVLRPFDPHHTRSRHEPLGSHPVPADLAATAAALR